The following DNA comes from Thalassoglobus sp. JC818.
CGACGACGATCGTCCAAACGTGAATTACTGGGAGCCGTGGTACTTGGGATACGAACCACTTCCGTGGAGAAAGCGCGGACTTGTCACTCCTGAGAACCCAGCGAGTGGTCTCTATCCGAAGCTGCGAGAAGCTGGTCGCGACTTACATGAACTGCACGCGCTCATGGCACCGCGCCCGTTTCTGGTTTCAGGAGGATCAGAAGATCCGGTTGAACGCTGGAAAGCACTTAACCGTTCAGTCCAAGTCAACCAACTCTACACCGATGAGCCGCGCGTGTTCATGCACAATCGTCCGGATCATAGCCCGAACAAAGACTCCAACGAGGTCATCTACACCTTCTTCGAGTACTTCCTCAAATCGAGTCCAGCACCTGAAACGCAGGACTAAAGAGCAAGTCTCTAACTGTGCGTGCTAAACGAGCGACAAGTGAAGCAAGAGGGCACAGTCTTTCTTCAAGTAATGCACGACCTGTTCCACGCGTTCCAGCTGTTGATGAGTCGGACTCTTCTCTTTTTGGGCGGGTCGAAACCGGCGGACAAACCGCTCATCGACCGAATCCACTTTGCAGTTCGCAAGGTCAGCTCTGCGGGTCGCTTCCAAAGCGAGTTCACGAACTTCATGCTCTCTCGGAACGTCGTGTCCTTTCTCGTACTGCTTGCCAAGCTTTTGATCGATCATCGACGACATGAGCACTTGCGATTTGAAGTAGTCCCAACGCTGTAACTGACGTGTTGGCCGACCATCATAAGTTAACAACGGAAGACACGAAAACGCCTCAAGGCATAAGATCGCTCCCGGCTCATCGATAGCGATTCCCCCACCAAATGCTGGTTTCTTGGGGACACGTGGCACGCCAACTTCGAAGCGAACACCTCCGCCTCCGAGTTCTCGATTCACCTTGGAAATCTCGAACAGGATGAGCCCAATCTGAAGGGCCGAAGCTGTTCCCGGTTGCAGGTACAGCTTGAGCGGTGCACTGGCACTTCCGGAGATCTCTTTCGAATGGTCAAGATTTCCATTTTCATCGGGAAAGATGATCGAGTCGAAAACGGCAGAGGAACCAGCTACTGCTGCGACACTCAGTTCTTCAGCCTTTGGCAACTCATGCGGTGCCTGTTCGCGAATTCTTTCCAGTTCTCGATCTCGCTGACGCTGCCAGGCGGCTCGTTCCCGCTGAAAGTCATCGATGGCAACTTCCAGCTGTTGAAGCTGCATGGAGACGAATCGTTCGAAACGACGTCCGAGATAGTCGAGGCTTCGCGCATAGTCGAGCAACTCTCGACGCTGCTCGTTGAGGCCGTCGGAATCGAATTCACTGGAGATTGTTTCGGGTGTGCGAACATTCATGGAAAGCTTCCCTTGTTCAAGAGTTCAAGCGGCTCCAGAGCTTGGAGATCCTGCTTGAAAGAGTGGCCCCGCTCGATCCGTTGCGCCCGGTCTCGCGGAACTCCTCACGAATCTCACGTAGTTTGAGATCCGCTTCCTTAATCGCTGCAGACTCTTCTTCTTCCGACGCTTTCGGAGTCGGTTCCAGATCCTGTCGTCGTTTTTCCAGTTCATGCCGCATTCTGGCGATTTCGGCACGTTCCCGGGAGAGTCGAATTTCTTCTTCGCGGGTTGTTGAACCGCGAGCTTCGGTCAGCTCTTGCTTCAACTCAGTGTTCTGAGAGTGAACTTCATCGAGTTCATCCTGGACTTGCGAAACTTGTTGCCGAAGCGAATCGATCACGCGCTGTAAAGATTCCACCTGAATCGAGGAATCAGTGGTCTCCCGCGCGACGAGAGACTCGTTGCGTTGTTCTTCAAGCAGACGAACTTTCTCGTTGAGGAACTTTCGTTCAGCCTCCCACTCAACCGAGCGTTCCTGAAACCTCTCTTCAAATTCCGACAACCACTGCGTGAGCTGTTCACGCTCTTCCGTCTCCGCCTGATTCGCGTCTTCAGCAGTATGCAGCAGTGATTGCAGCAGTTCCAGTTGCTCATCTTTTGTGGAAAGCTCATCGAGCAGTGCTTCTAGCCGCTGAACAAGCCGTTCAACTTCTTCACGAGATGGCAGTGTTTCGTCGAGAAGTTCCTGACCTGCCCGAGCAGTTTCAGCATCTTGCGACTGCAATTGACTGACTTGAGATTGAAGTGCCAACACTTCTTCCCGCAGCAATTCAATCATCTCTTCCTGAAACGGATCAGCTTCGAATTCGACCTTTCTGGAGGTCGCCTGACTGAGACGCTCTCGGAGAATCTCGTTCTCCGCAGAGAGAGTCTGAAGCTCAATGGCTAGATCCGTCATCTCCATCGCTGAAGCAGCCGCAGCGACTGTGTTGTCACTCGTAGACTCATCCTCTTCCAATTCAAAGTCATCAATCGATGGCTCATCGTCGAGGAAATCATCAGACTCAGAGAGTTGATCACTTAGCGATTGAAGAGTCTCAAGCACCGGAGGACTCTTCGGTGCAGGACTCGGCGGAGGTCCCATGCTCTCTCGCGGATTCATCACTTTCAGCGCGATCACACATTCGCCGACTTGAACGTCACAGTCATAGTCAATTTCGATCTGTTGAACTTTCTGACTGTTAACAAACGTTCCCGTAGGGGAATAGCAATCACGCAAACTGACGAATCCCTTCTCGATCGTCAGAATACAGTGAGTCCCAGCAATCCCGTTTCCATTCAGTCGGAGTTCTGACAAGTCATCGGAACCGACGGAAACGACATCGCCTTCTTTGAGATTACGAGTGATGTAGGCTCCACCCGGAATCTGAACGGAGATTGTTGCTCCGACTTTGCGATCTTCTGTGGTGTCCATAGTTCGCCCCTAGATCTTCCCAGCTGTACTCAGCTCTGAGTTGGAGGAATGTCGCTGATCACTTTGGCTCGACTTCGCACCATGACGCAATTGCAGCTCTTCCAATGCAGTCACTACGTTTTGCTTCGAAAACGGTCGCGAGATCACTTGCGAGTGACGAATCGCCTCGGGGATGTCTGACACCGATCGCTCTTCCGGCAGGATCAGGCACAAGTTGTCCAACTGCGAAACGTCAGATTCACTTCCAAGACAGGCTGGCCACTTCAGTTCTTCATCGCTGGACAGTTCGATCACGATCACATCTGGAGTGCTCCTCTTGAGCAGAAGCTGCAGCCCGAATTCA
Coding sequences within:
- a CDS encoding FHA domain-containing protein, which encodes MDTTEDRKVGATISVQIPGGAYITRNLKEGDVVSVGSDDLSELRLNGNGIAGTHCILTIEKGFVSLRDCYSPTGTFVNSQKVQQIEIDYDCDVQVGECVIALKVMNPRESMGPPPSPAPKSPPVLETLQSLSDQLSESDDFLDDEPSIDDFELEEDESTSDNTVAAAASAMEMTDLAIELQTLSAENEILRERLSQATSRKVEFEADPFQEEMIELLREEVLALQSQVSQLQSQDAETARAGQELLDETLPSREEVERLVQRLEALLDELSTKDEQLELLQSLLHTAEDANQAETEEREQLTQWLSEFEERFQERSVEWEAERKFLNEKVRLLEEQRNESLVARETTDSSIQVESLQRVIDSLRQQVSQVQDELDEVHSQNTELKQELTEARGSTTREEEIRLSRERAEIARMRHELEKRRQDLEPTPKASEEEESAAIKEADLKLREIREEFRETGRNGSSGATLSSRISKLWSRLNS